In the Mycolicibacter minnesotensis genome, CGGACCCCAGACAGCACGGTGACCGCGTCGGCCTCGAACTTCATTCGGGCCCCGCGGCCGTAGCCCAAGCGCCGGCGGGCCAGTTGGGTGGCAATGTCAGCCGAGGTGACGGCCACTCCGGCGACCATGCCCTCGACCATGGCCACCAGCGCGCGACCATGTGATTCCCCGGCGGTTATCCAACGCAACACGTGTCCCATCTTCCCATGCCGGTCAGGCCCGCCCGGGCCTGGAGGAGGTTAAGGTCGCGCGCAGCAGAAGCTGCAGTGCAGCGACGACCGAGATTGGATCCGGCCCGGCCACCCCGCGATGAGGTTCAGCCGGTTCAGGAACCGTTCTTGAGAATCAGATAGGTGACGGCATCGGGACCGTTGCTCGGCGAAGTCACGGCGTTGAGCTGACTGCCGGCATGACCGACCACACCATCGAGGATCTGGTCGAAGTCTTCAGCAGCGCTCTGCGGATCGATCAACACCAAGGGAGTCTCCCCGGGACCGACGGAGGCACTGGGGTCGAGCAGGTAGCCGCCGAACGCATCCGCGTTGGCCGATGAGGTCTGCGCAAAGAGGTCGAGCCACTGCACGGTGGCGTCGCTTCCTTCGGCGCTGGACAACTGAATGGCCGGCACCTGCACGTCAGGCAGGGACGGCGAGGCCATGGTGCTGGCGAGCAGGGTTCCGCCGACGACAACGGCACCTGCTGCGGCGGCACCGATCACAGAACGCTTCACAGTTACCTCCTCTGGCTAGACACCGGTCAACAGTTCACTACGCTCGATATTACCTGATAGCGGCCTGAGCGGCAAACGTTTTCTGGCAAGATCACATTCGGCGTTAATTTGCTCTCACACAGCCCGACACCGGCCACCAGCTGCACCCCTTCGCTGGTCAGCTCATTGCCAGGGCCACTGCCAACGCGCTGGACAGGCACATCGCGGGCCCATGAGGCACTCTGGTCCCACGGCCCGCCCGTACCACCGCGACCCCCCATAACCCGGTCAGCACCGGCGCCGTCACCGCGGCCAGCACCCACACGTCAGCACCGAAAGAACCCGTCAGCGCACCAAGAGCGACAGCCAGCTTGACGTCGCCGGCACCCAATCCCAGCGGTGCGATCAGGTGGACTATCAGGTAGATCCCACTCAGGACCGCCGCCCCTGCCAGTGCCGCGGGGCCCCGACCGACCGCGACTGCCACGGCCGGCACGATCACTGCACCCGGCAGCGTCAACCAGTTCGGCAGCCGGCGTTGTCGGATGTCGTAACCACTGAGCAGGGTCAGCCAGACCAGCGCCAGGCCCGCGGCCGCCTCGTCCACGCCGTCATGTTCAAGCCGGGTCGGCGATGGCGCAAGTCATCTCCGCGCGGGGTGCAGGCCGGCCGGTGAACAACTCGACTTGAGTGAACGCCTGATTCAGCAACATCTGCAGTCCACTGATCACCGTGCCGCCCGCGGCGCTCACCGCGGCGGCCAGCGGGGTCGGCCACGGATCGTAAATCGCGTCCAAGACCACCGGAACACCCGCCAGGGCCCCCGCATAGCGGGCTGCAACCTCGGCCGGAAGGGTGTTGACCAATACCGATGCGGCCGCTGCCGCCTCGGCGAGTGCGGGATCGTCCAGCGCGCAGAATCGGGTCGGTACTCCGACATCGGTGGCCAGCTCGACCACCCTGGCGGCATTGTCGGCATTGCGGGCGGCCACCGTGATGTGACCGACTCCCAGCTCGACCAGGCCCACCACCGCGGCTGGTGCGGTACCGCCCGAACCGAGCACGATCGCCGCACCCGAAATCGGTCCTGCCGAACGCAGCGCTCCACTCACGCCGTCGACGTCGGTGTTGTCGGCCAGCCAGCCGGTTGCGGTGCGAACCAGGGTGTTCGCCGAGCCGATGCGTTCGGCGCGCCGCGTTCGCTCGTCGGCGAAGGCCAAGGCCGCGAACTTGCCCGGCATGGTCACTGAAACGCCGACCCATTCCGGCCCGAAACCTGCGACCAGCGCCGGCAACTCCTCGGCACCGCACTCAATGCGCTCGTAGGTCCAGTCATACAGGCCCAACGCCCGATAGGCCGCCAAGTGCAGCTGCGGTGAGCGCGAGTGAGCGATCGGCGACCCCAACACCGCGGCGCGGCGGGGCCCGGGGTCAGCGGGAACTGTCGAGGACACCGTTGTCCAGCGCCATCTCGATGTTGCTCAGGTGCTGCTGATAGTTATGGGTGAACAGGGTGGTGCCGTCCTTGTCGATCGTCACGAAGTACAGCCAGTCGCCGGGTTCGGGGTGCTCGGCGGCGCGCAGCGCATCCATTCCCGGCGAGCAGATCGGCGTAGCCGGCAGACCATCGGAGGCGTAGGTGTTCCACGGCGTTACCTTGGCCCGATCGGCATCGGTGGTGGCCACCTCCTGGCGGTCCAGCGGATAATTGACCGTCGAGTCGAACTCCAGCCGCTGTGGTTCGCCCAGCCGATTGTCGATGACCCGTGCCACCTTGGCGAAGTCGTGCGGCAGGGCCTCGCGTTGGACGAGCGACGCCACCACCAACATTTCGTAGGGAGTCATGCCCAACTGCTCGGCGGTGGCGGGCAGACCGGATTTGTCCAGTTCCGCGCTGCTCTGGCTGATCAGCTTCGACAGCACCGTCGGTGCCGGTGCGGTCGGGTCGACGTTCCAGGTGCCCGCTGTGATCAGGCCCTCGATACGGCGATGGTCACCGCCCATTGAGGTGACCGGCCCCAATGCCCATTCCGGCACGGACAGCGCCTGAGGCGACTCGGTCTCCGCCGCACGGCGCAGGTCTGGAGCTTTCAGGCAGGTGCGATCGCCGTTGAGGTCCAGACAGCTCGCCTCGGCGATCAGCGAAAACACCCCAGGGGTGACCCGGCCGGTCTTCATGTCGGCGGTGTCGTCAAGCTGACGGCCCTCCGGAATCACCAGCTTGCCTACCCGATTCTCCGGATCAGTGAGCTGCTGCACTGCGGTGGCGGCCGGAATCTCTGCCTGCAGACGGTAGAACCCCGGCTGGATCGCGGCGATTGCGGCGTTGCCCTGCGCGGCGGACAGGAAGGTACCGACGTTGGCGATCACGCCCGCATCGAGCATTGTTTCGGCAATCGCGGTGGTGAAGTCTCCCTCGTGCACCTCGATCAAGACCTGCTGGCCCCCGTCGCCGGTGAAGTCCGCCCCCGGGCCACCGGCGTGCCAGAACTTCGAGCCCAGGAAGACGGCCGCGATCGCGGCCAAGGTGACCAGCGCGACGCCCAGGCCGCGTGCCATCCGGCGGTTCCGGGTGTGCTGGCGCTGCCGCCGATTCTCCCGGGCCCGCTGAGTCCGGCTCATCCTGCGCCGCGGCGGTCCAACCGCGGTGGGTCGGGCCTTCCTTCGAGCAGTGTCGTGAGCCGTCCCACGTTGTTCGTCAGACATCGTTGTCCTCCGTCGGCACTGCCGGGGCCGGTGAGATCAGGGCCCGGCGCTGGTCGAGCCAGCTCTGCAGGATCGTCACCGCGGCAGCCTGGTCGATCACCGAGCGTTGACGTTTGGAGCGCACCCCGGCCGCGTGCAGGTCCCGCGCCGCACTGACCGTGCTGAGACGCTCGTCGGCCAACCGCACCGGGGCGTTCCGGCCACGCTTGGCCAGTGTCCGAACCAGATCGTCGGCCATCGCAATGGCGTCCTCGGCGGCAGACCCAGCCCGATCGGCAAGCGTCCGGGGCAGGCCCACAACCACTTCGACGACGTCATATTCGTCGGCCAGATCAGCCAGCCGCCGCAGGTGCGAACCGGATGCATGCCGTCGCACGGTCTCGACCGGGGTCGCCAACAGTCCGTCGGGATCGCTGCAGGCCACCCCGATGCGCACACTGCCCACATCCACCCCGAGCCGTCGCCCGCGGCCGGGATCGTCCGGCCCGCCGGGACGGTCCGGGGTGCGATGGTGGGGTGAGGTCACGCCGGAGCGCTCCGGGCGACCGCCGCGCGGACCGCCGCCAGCGCGGCATCGATTCCAGAGGCGTCCTTCCCGGAGCCCTGCGCCAGGTCCGCCTTGCCGCCGCCGCGACCGGCTACCGCGGCCGCCAGTTCCTTGACCAGGTCGTCGGCGCGTAGACCGAGCTCCTGCGCTGCGACGTTGGCAGAGACCACGTAGGGGACGCTGTCCTGTCCGTCGGCGATCAGTGCCACCACCGCGGGCTCCTCGCCGAACTTGCCGCGGATGTCGCCGACCAGCGAACGTAGGTCGCCACCGCCGATACCCCCGGACATCCGCTGCGTCACCAGGCGCACGTTACCGATTTGTTCGGCGCCAGCGGCCGCATTCACCGCAGCCGCTCGCGCGGTCGCCAGCCGGGCGCGGTCCAGTTCCTTCTCGGCGGCCTTGAGGCGCTCGACCAAGGTGGCCACCCGAGCGGGCACTTCCTCCGAGGGCACCTTCAGCGAAGAGGCCAGGCCTGCCATGAGCGCCCGCTCCTTGGCCAGATGACGGAACGAGTCCAATCCGACATAGGCCTCGACGCGGCGGACCCCCGAACCCACCGACGATTCGCCCAGAATGGTGACCGGGCCGATCTGCGCCGAGTTGTGGACGTGCGTACCGCCGCACAGCTCCATCGAGAACGGGCCGCCGATCTCGACGACGCGTACCCGATCGGGGTACTTCTCGCCGAACATCGCCATGGCACCCATGGCTCGGGCCTTCTCCAGGTCCTCGGTGAAGGTGTGGACTTCGAAGTCGGCCTGGACCGCCTCGTTGGTGACTTCTTCGACCTGCTGACGCTGATCGTCGGTGAGCGCGCCCTGCCAGTTGAAGTCGAATCGCAGATAGCCCGGCCGATTCAGCGAACCAGCCTGAACAGCGTTGGGCCCCAACACTTGCCGCAGCGCGGCGTGCACCATATGCGTACCGGAATGCCCCTGAGTAGAGCCCTTGCGCCAGGCCTGGTCCACCGCCGCGGTGACGGTGTCACCTTCGACGAATTCGCCGGACTCGACGGTGACCCGATGCACGAACAGTGTCTGAGCGATTTTCTGTACGTCGGTGACCGCGGCCCGCGCAGTTCCGGCACTGATGGTGCCGGCGTCGGCGATCTGCCCGCCGGCTTCGGCGTAGAGCGGAGTGCGGTCCAGCACCAGCTCGATGTTGTCCACGGCAACGTCCTCGTGGGAGGCCACCGGCACGCGCTTGCCGTCGACGAAGATGCCCAGGATGCGCGCTTCGGTGGTGAGCTCGCCGAACCCGGTGAACTCGGTGGGCCCGGCGTCGATCAGTTCCCGGTAGGCGCTCAGGTCGGCATGTGCGTGCTTGCGCGCGGCGGCGTCGGCTTTGGCGCGCTGACGCTGCTCGGCCATCAAGCTGCGGAACCCGGCCTCGTCGACCTGCAGTCCGGCCTCCGAGGCCATCTCCAGGGTGAGTTCAATCGGGAAACCGTAGGTGTCGTGCAAGGCGAAGGCGTCGCTTCCCGAGAGCACCGTGACCCCCGCGGATCGAGTCGCCGCCGCGGCGTCCTCGAACAGCTTGGAGCCCGAGGCCAGGGTGCGGTTGAACGCGGTCTCCTCGGCGACCGCAATCCGGTTGATCCGGTCGAAGTCGGTGACCAGTTCCGGATAGGAGGGGCCCATCGCGTCACGCACGGTGGCCATCAGTTCGCCGACGATCGGACCTTCGATACCCAGCAGCTTGGCCGAGCGGATCACCCGACGCAGCAGCCGGCGCAGCACGTAGCCGCGGCCGTCGTTGCCAGGGCTTACGCCGTCACCGATCAGGATGGCGGCGGTGCGGGAGTGGTCGGCGATGATCCGGTATCGGACATCGTCGGCGTCGTTGCCGCTGTTGTAGCCACGTGGAGCGCGGGTGGCCACCAGGTCGATGACCGGGCGGACGAGGTCGGTCTCGTAGACGTTGTTCACACCCTGGAGCAGGAACGCAACCCGCTCCACTCCCATCCCGGTATCGATGTTCTGGCGGGGCAGCGGGCCGAGAATCTCGAAGTTCTCCTTGGAGGTACCTTCGCCCCGCTCGTTCTGCATGAACACGAGATTCCAGATCTCGATATAGCGGTCTTCGTTGGCCACCGGGCCGCCGTCGACGCCGAACTCGGGTCCACGGTCGTAGTAGATCTCCGACGACGGGCCGCACGGACCGGGGATGCCCATCGACCAGTAATTGTCGGCCATCCCGCGACGCTGAATCCGCTCAATCGGCAATCCCGCGATGTCCTGCCACAACGCGATCGCCTCGTCGTCGTCGAGATAGACGGTGGCCCACAGGCGCTGCGGGTCCAGCCCGTATCCGCCGTCGGCGACACTGTTGGTCAGCAACGTCCAGGCCAGTTCGATCGCGCCGCGTTTGAAGTAGTCGCCGAACGAGAAATTCCCGGCCATCTGGAAGAAGGTGTTGTGCCGGGTGGTGATGCCCACCTCATCGATGTCCGGGGTGCGGATGCACTTCTGGACACTGGTGGCGGTGGCATAGGGCGGGGTTCGCTGGCCCAGGAAGAACGGCACGAACTGAACCATGCCGGCGTTGATGAACAACAGGTTGGGGTCATCAAGAATCACCGATGCGCTCGGCACCTCGGTGTGGCCCGCTTTCACGAAGTGATCGAGGAAGCGTTTCCTGATCTCGTGTGTCTGCACTATCTACCGCTTCCCGCCGTCTCGCCCATTTAGACGGCACTACAGTACCGGGCTGCCGATCGTGTTCTCGGCAGGCAAGGACCCTCAGGTGGTGACGGCGCCGACAAAGCTCAGTCGGACGCTACGGCGAGGGTTGTCGCGGTTCAGGTCGACAAGGACTACGGACTGCCAGATGCCCAGCAACGGCTCACCCTCGGCGACGGGGACTGTGATCGACGGCGCGACAATGGCCGGCAAGACATGATCGGCCCCGTGCCCCGGCGAACCGTGTGCGTGTCGGTAGCGATCGTCGCGCGGCAGCAGCCGTTCCAGGGTGTCAACCAAGTCCGCGTCCGAGCCGGCACCGGTCTCGATGATCGCTACCCCGGCGGTCGCATGAGGCACGAAGACGTTGCACAGTCCGTCGCCGTTTCCCGCACAGAACGAACGCAACTGCTCGGTGAGGTCGACGGTACGTCGCCGTGAGGTGTCGACGGCGAGCACTTCGGTGTTCATGTCTCCAGGGTAGGGGCCACCCGCGTGCCGCGATCAGACACAGCGTCGCACGAGCCACCCGGCGATCAGCCGCGCCGGCGGATGATCGCCCGCAGCCGGGCCAACCTACCGCCGATCTCGCGTTCAGCACCCCGACCGGTGGGTTGGTAATAGTCCACTCCCACCAGTTCATCGGGTGGATACTGCTGTGGGACAACGCCGTCGGGATGATCATGGGCGTAGCGATAACCCACGGCATTGCCCAGAGCCTGCGCACCCGCGTAGTGCCCGTCCCGCAGGTGAGCCGGGACCGCGCCGGCCTTACCGGCCCGAATGTCGGCCATCGCCGCACCCAACGCGGTGGTCACCGCATTCGACTTCGGCGCGGTCGCCAGGTGCACGGTCGCATGCGCCAGCGTCAATTGCGCCTCGGGCATGCCGATCAGCGCGACGGTCTGTGCGGCGGCGACCGCGGTCTGCAGAGCAGTCGGATCACCCATCCCGATGTCTTCGCTGGCCAGGATCATCAGCCGGCGGGCGATGAACCGCGGGTCCTCCCCTGCCACCAGCATCCGGGCCAGATAGTGCAGCGCGGCGTCGACGTCGGAACCCCGCACCGACTTGATGAACGCGCTGGTGACGTCGTAATGCTGATCGCCGTCGCGGTCGTAGCGCACAGCAGCTTGATCCAAGGATCCTTCGACGACCTCGACGGTCACCGGCTCCCCTGTTGCCGCCACCGTCTCAGCGGCCACTTCCAGCGCGGTCAAGGCACGGCGCGCGTCACCGGCGGCCAGCCGAACCAACAGGTCCACCGCATCCGGCACGACCGCCACACGGCCACCCAGCCCGCGGTCGTCCTCGACGGCGCGACGCACCACCGCTGCGATGCCGTCGGGCTCCAGGGGCCGCAGCTGCAGTATCAGCGATCGGCTCAGGAGCGGTGCGACCACAGAAAAAGACGGGTTCTCGGTGGTGGCGGCCACCAGCAGGACCACCCGGTTCTCCACCGCGGCCAGCAGCGCGTCCTGCTGGGTCTTGGAGAACCTGTGCACCTCGTCGATGAACAACACGGTCTGCTCGCCGTAGGCGGCCGCGCGCCGCGCCGTGTCGATCACGGCACGCACTTCCTTCACTCCGGCGCTCAGCGCGGAGAGCGCTTCGAAGCGCCGGCCGGTGGCACCGGAGATCAGCGAGGCCAATGTGGTCTTACCGGTACCCGGCGGGCCGTAGAGGATCACCGAAGCCGCGCCAGAACCGTCGACCAGGCGACGCAGCGGAGAACCCGCTCCCAGCAGGTGGTCCTGACCAACCACCTCGTCGAGGCTCGCCGGGCGCATGCGTACCGCCAGCGGGGTCGATGCACCGGCACCGGGCGTTGGCGGCGGGGCACCAGTCAGGTCGAACAGTCCATCGGACACGGTTTCAGGCATACCACGCTCGACCGTCGGCCGCCGTCCCCCACCCCGGCGGCACCACACACATCAGCGGTGCACGATCACCCCGCGGATATTTTTACCCTCACGCAGGTCCTGGTACCCCTCATTGACCTGCTCCAGGGTGTAGCGACGGGTGATCAGCTCGTCGAGCTTGAGCTGGCCGGCATCATAAAGCCGCAGCAGTCGCACAATGTCGTATTGCGGGTTGGCTCCTCCGAACAGCGTGCCCTTGATGGTCTTGCCGAACAGAGCCAGCATGGTGCCCGATACCTGCACGTCGAGATCTTCCAATCGGGCCATCGCCGCGATGACGACCGTGCCGCCCTTTCCAACAGTATTGATCGCGGCAGTCGTGACCTCCTGGCCCAGGTCGCCGACGGTGATCAGCGCCTGATCGGCCATCTGCCCCCAGGTGAGCTCGGCGATCTTGTCCATCGCCTCCGCAGCTGTGGCGAAGGCGTGAGTGGCCCCCAGCTTGAGCGCGGTGTCGCGCTTGAACTCCACGGGGTCTACTGCCACCACATACTTGGCACCCGCGTGCGCAGCACCTTGCACGGCGTTGATACCGACCCCGCCGATGCCGTAGACCACCACCGCGTCTCCGGCGCGTACGCCGCCGTCATAGTTGGCTGTCGCCCAGCCGGTGGGCACCCCACAACCGGCCAGCACCGCGGTCTCCAGCGGCAACCAGTCGTCGACTTTGACCACTGAGTGCTGCGAGACCGTCGCCCGCTCAGCGAAGGTCCCCAGCATGCAGAACCCGCCGAAGTCGGTTCCCCCCGAGTGGAATCGGAAGGTGCCGTCGGGCATGCAGCCCTCCAGGATCGTGGCCCCCATGTCGCACAGGTTCTGCCGGCCGGTGGAGCAGTACCGACAGCTGCCACAGCTGGGGATGAAACAGCACACCACATGATCGCCGGGCTGGACCTTGGTGACGCCGGGCCCGACGTCCTCGATGATCCCCGATCCCTCGTGGCCACCGACGATGGGAAACCGGGACGGCCAGTCACCATCAGCCAGATGCAGGTCCGAATGGCACAGCCCGGCTGCCGTGAACTTGATCAGCACCTCACCCGGACCAGGCCCGTCGAGTTCCAGCTCCATGATCTCGAAAGGCTGGTTAGGCGCATGTGCCACGGCGGCAATTGTTTTCATGCCTGTCATCCAACCGGCTGAGGCGGCCTCAGTGGCCCGATTCGGCCGAACCGGCAGATCACTTCGCCGGTCCAGCTTCACCTCTCCTGCGTCGAGGATCGCTAACCGGCGGGTTGCGTCACGAAGTCGATCAGTTCCTCGACCCGGCCGATCAGCTCCGGCTCCAGGTCGGTCCAGTCCCGCACCCGGCCCCGGATCCGCTGCCAGGCCGTGGCGATGTCGGCTTGGCCGTTATGTGGCCAGCCCAGCGCGGCGCAGATTCCGTGCTTCCATTCCACGTTGCGCGGAATCGTGGGCCAGGCCGACAACCCCAGCCGCCCGGGTTTGACGGCCTGCCAGATGTCAACGTAAGGGTGCCCGACGATCAGGGTGTGCCCGCCGCCCGGCCCGCGGCGCACGGTCTCGGCAATGCGGGTCTCTTTAGAACCCGCAACGAGGTGATCGACCAAGACTCCCAGCCGGCGGCCCGGCCCGGGCTGGAATTCGGCAACGATGCCGGCAAGGTCATCGATTCCGCCGAGGTACTCCACCACGACCCCCTCGACCCGCAGATCCTCACCCCAGACCTGCTCGACGAGTTCGGCATCGTGGCGGCCTTCCACATAGATCCTGCTGGCCAGCGCGACCTTGGCGCGTGCACCGCGTACGGCAACCGAACCCGACGCGGTGCGGGCCGGCGCCGTCGGGGCCGCCAGCTTCGGCTCGGTCAGAATCACCGGCCGGCCATCGATCAGGTAGCCGGGGCCGACGGGGAATCCCCGAGTGCGGCCGTGGCGATCCTCGAGGTCCATCCGGCCGTAGGCGATCCGGACCACGGCGCCGACGTAGCCGGTTTGCGCGTCTTCGACCACCATCCCGCGTTCCACCGGTACCTCAATGGAGCGGACTCTGCGGGCGGCGTGCGGGTTGTCGGCGAGGATGTCGGTTCCATAGCGGTCGGCCACCCGAGGCAGCTTAGGGGCCTTCGGCCGTGCGGCGGCTGAACCGTCTGCGCGATTCCGCCGATTTTTTCAGACCGGCACCCGGCACCTTGTCAGCTACACATCAGCAACTTTGGCACCATGCACCACTCTAGTAACACTAGACACTCAATATTCTCTTAATTTCTAAGAGATCTCTCGCAACATACGTAACAATAACAACTTCGTTAACTCAAACAACTGTAGTTAACTTTTGCCTCAATTTATAACAACAAACTCATTTACATCTTTAGGTGACTGAAATGTGCAATTTCATCATTTATCGCGTTATGCTCTGAGGCCTCACTGATATACACCTATCACGGAGGTTGTGATATGCACCGGAACACGGCACGGCGTGTCGTGCAGTTCGGGCGGCGCCACCTTAATTGGACGACGTCGGGGCTGGTCACCGGGGGGATTGTGGGCACGCTATTGACTTCGTCAGGGGTAGCCCATGCGGACAACATGGCGATGGGCTGGGATGCCGTCGCACAATGCGAATCGGGCGGCAACTGGGCCGCCGACACCGGGAATGGGTTCTATGGCGGCCTGCAGTTCAAGCCGTCGACGTGGCGCGCGTTCGGCGGGGTGGGATCACCGGCGAAAGCGTCACGCGAGCAACAGATCGCGGTGGCCAATAGAGTCCTCGACGAACAGGGCCCCTATGCCTGGCCGCATTGCGGACCGGGTCGGGTATTCCCGTCGTCGGTAAAAGGCTATGTGCCGCCGGCAATGCGCCAGCTGCTCAAGCCGTTCTGGTGAACGCGGCTACGTAGGGTTCGGCGACAGCACCGCCTGGGTCTGGGTGACCCGGGCGACCAACTTGCCGTTGTCGTCGTTCAGATCCGTCTGCACGACGATCGTTGTTCGCCCGACATGCAGGGGCACACTGGTCGCCGTCACAACGCCGCCCCGCACCGCTCGGAAGAAGTTGGTCTTGGACTCGATGGTCGAGGTGCTGGCGCCCTGAGGCAGGTTGACCACCGCACACACCGCCCCGGCGGTGTCGGCGAACGC is a window encoding:
- a CDS encoding DUF3097 domain-containing protein, which translates into the protein MADRYGTDILADNPHAARRVRSIEVPVERGMVVEDAQTGYVGAVVRIAYGRMDLEDRHGRTRGFPVGPGYLIDGRPVILTEPKLAAPTAPARTASGSVAVRGARAKVALASRIYVEGRHDAELVEQVWGEDLRVEGVVVEYLGGIDDLAGIVAEFQPGPGRRLGVLVDHLVAGSKETRIAETVRRGPGGGHTLIVGHPYVDIWQAVKPGRLGLSAWPTIPRNVEWKHGICAALGWPHNGQADIATAWQRIRGRVRDWTDLEPELIGRVEELIDFVTQPAG
- a CDS encoding transglycosylase family protein; this encodes MHRNTARRVVQFGRRHLNWTTSGLVTGGIVGTLLTSSGVAHADNMAMGWDAVAQCESGGNWAADTGNGFYGGLQFKPSTWRAFGGVGSPAKASREQQIAVANRVLDEQGPYAWPHCGPGRVFPSSVKGYVPPAMRQLLKPFW
- a CDS encoding endolytic transglycosylase MltG, producing MSDEQRGTAHDTARRKARPTAVGPPRRRMSRTQRARENRRQRQHTRNRRMARGLGVALVTLAAIAAVFLGSKFWHAGGPGADFTGDGGQQVLIEVHEGDFTTAIAETMLDAGVIANVGTFLSAAQGNAAIAAIQPGFYRLQAEIPAATAVQQLTDPENRVGKLVIPEGRQLDDTADMKTGRVTPGVFSLIAEASCLDLNGDRTCLKAPDLRRAAETESPQALSVPEWALGPVTSMGGDHRRIEGLITAGTWNVDPTAPAPTVLSKLISQSSAELDKSGLPATAEQLGMTPYEMLVVASLVQREALPHDFAKVARVIDNRLGEPQRLEFDSTVNYPLDRQEVATTDADRAKVTPWNTYASDGLPATPICSPGMDALRAAEHPEPGDWLYFVTIDKDGTTLFTHNYQQHLSNIEMALDNGVLDSSR
- a CDS encoding shikimate dehydrogenase; the protein is MSSTVPADPGPRRAAVLGSPIAHSRSPQLHLAAYRALGLYDWTYERIECGAEELPALVAGFGPEWVGVSVTMPGKFAALAFADERTRRAERIGSANTLVRTATGWLADNTDVDGVSGALRSAGPISGAAIVLGSGGTAPAAVVGLVELGVGHITVAARNADNAARVVELATDVGVPTRFCALDDPALAEAAAAASVLVNTLPAEVAARYAGALAGVPVVLDAIYDPWPTPLAAAVSAAGGTVISGLQMLLNQAFTQVELFTGRPAPRAEMTCAIADPA
- the ruvX gene encoding Holliday junction resolvase RuvX, yielding MTSPHHRTPDRPGGPDDPGRGRRLGVDVGSVRIGVACSDPDGLLATPVETVRRHASGSHLRRLADLADEYDVVEVVVGLPRTLADRAGSAAEDAIAMADDLVRTLAKRGRNAPVRLADERLSTVSAARDLHAAGVRSKRQRSVIDQAAAVTILQSWLDQRRALISPAPAVPTEDNDV
- a CDS encoding secondary thiamine-phosphate synthase enzyme YjbQ, whose translation is MNTEVLAVDTSRRRTVDLTEQLRSFCAGNGDGLCNVFVPHATAGVAIIETGAGSDADLVDTLERLLPRDDRYRHAHGSPGHGADHVLPAIVAPSITVPVAEGEPLLGIWQSVVLVDLNRDNPRRSVRLSFVGAVTT
- a CDS encoding NDMA-dependent alcohol dehydrogenase, encoding MKTIAAVAHAPNQPFEIMELELDGPGPGEVLIKFTAAGLCHSDLHLADGDWPSRFPIVGGHEGSGIIEDVGPGVTKVQPGDHVVCCFIPSCGSCRYCSTGRQNLCDMGATILEGCMPDGTFRFHSGGTDFGGFCMLGTFAERATVSQHSVVKVDDWLPLETAVLAGCGVPTGWATANYDGGVRAGDAVVVYGIGGVGINAVQGAAHAGAKYVVAVDPVEFKRDTALKLGATHAFATAAEAMDKIAELTWGQMADQALITVGDLGQEVTTAAINTVGKGGTVVIAAMARLEDLDVQVSGTMLALFGKTIKGTLFGGANPQYDIVRLLRLYDAGQLKLDELITRRYTLEQVNEGYQDLREGKNIRGVIVHR
- a CDS encoding PaaI family thioesterase, producing MDSTEFARLVVANMPFAAALQIEIGELSPQQVRATMAWAPERCTTGGMLHGGVLMAFADTAGAVCAVVNLPQGASTSTIESKTNFFRAVRGGVVTATSVPLHVGRTTIVVQTDLNDDNGKLVARVTQTQAVLSPNPT
- the alaS gene encoding alanine--tRNA ligase → MQTHEIRKRFLDHFVKAGHTEVPSASVILDDPNLLFINAGMVQFVPFFLGQRTPPYATATSVQKCIRTPDIDEVGITTRHNTFFQMAGNFSFGDYFKRGAIELAWTLLTNSVADGGYGLDPQRLWATVYLDDDEAIALWQDIAGLPIERIQRRGMADNYWSMGIPGPCGPSSEIYYDRGPEFGVDGGPVANEDRYIEIWNLVFMQNERGEGTSKENFEILGPLPRQNIDTGMGVERVAFLLQGVNNVYETDLVRPVIDLVATRAPRGYNSGNDADDVRYRIIADHSRTAAILIGDGVSPGNDGRGYVLRRLLRRVIRSAKLLGIEGPIVGELMATVRDAMGPSYPELVTDFDRINRIAVAEETAFNRTLASGSKLFEDAAAATRSAGVTVLSGSDAFALHDTYGFPIELTLEMASEAGLQVDEAGFRSLMAEQRQRAKADAAARKHAHADLSAYRELIDAGPTEFTGFGELTTEARILGIFVDGKRVPVASHEDVAVDNIELVLDRTPLYAEAGGQIADAGTISAGTARAAVTDVQKIAQTLFVHRVTVESGEFVEGDTVTAAVDQAWRKGSTQGHSGTHMVHAALRQVLGPNAVQAGSLNRPGYLRFDFNWQGALTDDQRQQVEEVTNEAVQADFEVHTFTEDLEKARAMGAMAMFGEKYPDRVRVVEIGGPFSMELCGGTHVHNSAQIGPVTILGESSVGSGVRRVEAYVGLDSFRHLAKERALMAGLASSLKVPSEEVPARVATLVERLKAAEKELDRARLATARAAAVNAAAGAEQIGNVRLVTQRMSGGIGGGDLRSLVGDIRGKFGEEPAVVALIADGQDSVPYVVSANVAAQELGLRADDLVKELAAAVAGRGGGKADLAQGSGKDASGIDAALAAVRAAVARSAPA
- a CDS encoding replication-associated recombination protein A, encoding MPETVSDGLFDLTGAPPPTPGAGASTPLAVRMRPASLDEVVGQDHLLGAGSPLRRLVDGSGAASVILYGPPGTGKTTLASLISGATGRRFEALSALSAGVKEVRAVIDTARRAAAYGEQTVLFIDEVHRFSKTQQDALLAAVENRVVLLVAATTENPSFSVVAPLLSRSLILQLRPLEPDGIAAVVRRAVEDDRGLGGRVAVVPDAVDLLVRLAAGDARRALTALEVAAETVAATGEPVTVEVVEGSLDQAAVRYDRDGDQHYDVTSAFIKSVRGSDVDAALHYLARMLVAGEDPRFIARRLMILASEDIGMGDPTALQTAVAAAQTVALIGMPEAQLTLAHATVHLATAPKSNAVTTALGAAMADIRAGKAGAVPAHLRDGHYAGAQALGNAVGYRYAHDHPDGVVPQQYPPDELVGVDYYQPTGRGAEREIGGRLARLRAIIRRRG
- a CDS encoding prepilin peptidase, which produces MDEAAAGLALVWLTLLSGYDIRQRRLPNWLTLPGAVIVPAVAVAVGRGPAALAGAAVLSGIYLIVHLIAPLGLGAGDVKLAVALGALTGSFGADVWVLAAVTAPVLTGLWGVAVVRAGRGTRVPHGPAMCLSSALAVALAMS